TTCCGAGAATTTAACAACCACAGGTACTTGGATTTCCCCTGCCTTTACCGGAATCGACACCGTCTTCGCAAAGAGCGCAACGGAAAGTACCACCGCGATCAAAACCAGAATCCTTTTCATATGCCAACACCTCCCATGCTTCAGTTGTGTGTAAGCGTTACCATAGGTAAACGCTTACATACGTATTATATAAAGAGAGGTTCGAATTTTTGTAAGCCATTTTTTCGGAATAAAATTAACATTTTCGTATAAAAAGTCCAATTAAAGTACAGACACGAAGTTTTTCTCAGATTTACATTGATTTTCATTTCTAAACATATATTGGCACTTTTCTACCAGCTGCGTATAATTTATAGTGTATGTAAGCGTTTACCTATAAATAAAATTAAGGACATCGTGATGTCGAAACCGTTTGGGGGTGGAGTTTTGATGGTCTCAATCGAGGATGTTGCGAAAGAAGCTGGAGTATCAATAGCGACGGTTTCAAGAGTTTTGAACGGTAGCGGTTACGTCTCGGAGGAAACCGAGCTTAGAGTTTTGCAAGCCATGAGAAAACTTGGATACAAACCGTCATTAACAGCAAGAGTGCTCGCGAAAAAAAGGGTTTTCAACGTTGGTGTGCTTATCAGCACGAGAATTTCCGAACTTTTGCCAACGGAGCTTGGTGAGTTTTACAGGATCATGATCTCGGCCATTGAGAATTCAGCCGAGATATACAGGTTGAACGTAAGAATCGTAAACTTTGAAGCCGAGGAAATCCCAAAGATGGATGGTTACATAATCGTGGGAAGTGACATGGAGAAGGAACAAGTTGAAAGTTTGGCCAAGTCTTCCAGAGTTGTTCTACTGGACCATTACATTGAAGGTCTAAGGATCGACTCCATCGTCAGCGATGGTTACGATGGTGTTTACTTCGTCACAGAACTTGCCATCTCAAGTGGTTTTAATACCATTGCACACCTGCATGGTCCTTTAAAGTACTTCGGATTCCGTGACAGATACAACGGCTACATCGCCGCGATGACAAAGCACGGAAGATTACCACTAACAATGGAATACGATGAATTGCATGAGGATGTCGACACGGCATTAAAAAAACTTTTCAGGGATAGAAAACCAGACCTGATAATATGTTCCAACGATGTTATCGCACTGCAAGCGTTGAAGAAGCTACAAGAATGGGG
The Fervidobacterium thailandense genome window above contains:
- a CDS encoding LacI family DNA-binding transcriptional regulator encodes the protein MVSIEDVAKEAGVSIATVSRVLNGSGYVSEETELRVLQAMRKLGYKPSLTARVLAKKRVFNVGVLISTRISELLPTELGEFYRIMISAIENSAEIYRLNVRIVNFEAEEIPKMDGYIIVGSDMEKEQVESLAKSSRVVLLDHYIEGLRIDSIVSDGYDGVYFVTELAISSGFNTIAHLHGPLKYFGFRDRYNGYIAAMTKHGRLPLTMEYDELHEDVDTALKKLFRDRKPDLIICSNDVIALQALKKLQEWGMRIPEDVSIIGFDDIPSAAKNNLSTLRVQKSEMGLNAVKRLFELLNHQSTHPYKQCVYATYVKRGSSLV